CGCTGCTGTGGCTCCACGTCCTTGGACAGAAGGGCGTGCGGATCGGATGGGGCTATTACTTCCGTGTTGGCGTCACGCTCACCGTGCCGGTGTTGCTCATCACGCTCGCGGCGCTCGCGATCCGGATCAGCCTCGCGTGATGGGACTGACCATCACGACACTCGAACCCGCCGAGCTGGCCGGGTTGGCATGGTTCCTCAACGCTGCGAGCCTACCGAGCGCCGACCTCGCCGACCCTGGCCGCCTGTTCTTCCGGTTCGAGGCCGATAGCCTCGTCGGCTATGGCGGCCTGGAGGGGGAAGGGGCTGGCCCGCTCGATTCCGCGCCGCGTATCCTTCTGCTCTATGGTTCGCTGCGCGAACGGTCCTTCTCCCGGCTGTGTGTCGAGGAAGCGGCGCGCCTGCTCCGGTTCTTCGGCTGCGAGACGCGCATCTTCGATCCATCGGCCCTGCCGCTGCCCGACCAACATGCCGGCGACGACCATCCGGCCGTCCATGAGCTGCGCGAGCTGTCTCTATGGTCGGAGGGTCAGGTGTGGTGCAGCCCGGAACGTCACGGGCAGATCACCGG
The DNA window shown above is from Sphingomonas sp. OV641 and carries:
- the arsH gene encoding arsenical resistance protein ArsH codes for the protein MMGLTITTLEPAELAGLAWFLNAASLPSADLADPGRLFFRFEADSLVGYGGLEGEGAGPLDSAPRILLLYGSLRERSFSRLCVEEAARLLRFFGCETRIFDPSALPLPDQHAGDDHPAVHELRELSLWSEGQVWCSPERHGQITGIMKLQIDHLPLSMGGMRPTQGRTLAVMQVSAGSQSFNSVNTLRVLGRWMRMVTIPNQSSVAKAFNEFDDDGRMKPSSYYDRIVDVMEELVRFTVLLRAHTVQLVDRYSERKEAGVPINTAMDLSSIAIAP